A single Gemmatimonadota bacterium DNA region contains:
- the murA gene encoding UDP-N-acetylglucosamine 1-carboxyvinyltransferase, protein MTAVQYIVEGGHRLSGSIRPSGNKNAALPIVAAALLSSKPVRLTNVPRIRDLETLVELLRSVGASAEWTERNTLDISAPDLRPEGLDPALCVRIRASILLAAPLLARCGTATLPAPGGDVIGRRRLDTHFLAMSQLGVTVRDDDGYHMTVDRITGADVFLDEPSVTGTENALILAAAAEGITVLRNAASEPHVQDLAHFLVALGSRIDGIGTNTITVYGDRTLGETAITHEIGPDHIEVGSFIGLAAVTHSEIRVVDAGVAHLRSTLMGFERLGIRCRIEGRDLIVPADQELVIHKDFGGHIPKLEDQPWPAFPADTMSIAIVAATQCDGVILIHEKMFESRLFFVDRLIGMGANIVLCDPHRCIVSGPSALRGSTMESPDIRAGMAMLLAALCARGKSTINNVTQIERGYERIDERLNALGARVTRVGDRRQ, encoded by the coding sequence ATGACCGCTGTCCAATACATCGTAGAGGGCGGGCACCGGCTTTCCGGTAGCATCCGCCCCTCCGGCAACAAGAACGCCGCACTTCCGATCGTGGCCGCCGCGCTCCTCTCGAGCAAGCCGGTCCGCCTCACGAACGTACCCCGAATCCGGGATCTCGAAACGCTGGTCGAGCTGCTGCGATCGGTCGGCGCGTCGGCTGAGTGGACCGAGCGAAACACGCTCGATATCTCGGCACCGGATCTGCGCCCGGAAGGGCTCGACCCTGCGCTATGCGTCCGCATACGTGCCTCGATCCTGCTCGCGGCACCGCTGCTGGCGCGCTGCGGCACGGCGACGCTGCCGGCACCGGGCGGTGATGTGATCGGCCGCCGCCGTCTCGACACACACTTCCTCGCCATGTCACAGCTCGGCGTCACGGTGAGGGACGATGACGGCTATCACATGACTGTCGACCGCATCACCGGTGCGGACGTCTTTCTGGATGAGCCGAGTGTGACGGGCACGGAGAACGCGCTGATTCTCGCAGCCGCCGCGGAAGGAATCACTGTCCTCCGGAACGCCGCCAGCGAGCCGCACGTTCAGGATCTCGCACACTTCCTCGTCGCACTCGGCTCGCGTATCGATGGAATCGGCACGAACACGATCACCGTGTACGGCGACCGAACGCTCGGCGAGACCGCGATTACGCATGAGATCGGTCCGGATCATATCGAGGTAGGCTCGTTCATCGGACTTGCAGCCGTCACGCATTCCGAGATTCGGGTCGTCGATGCCGGTGTCGCGCATCTGCGCTCTACGCTCATGGGATTCGAGCGGCTCGGGATTCGCTGCCGCATCGAAGGCCGCGACCTGATCGTTCCAGCGGATCAGGAGCTTGTGATACACAAGGACTTCGGCGGACACATCCCCAAGCTCGAAGATCAGCCGTGGCCCGCGTTTCCGGCAGACACGATGTCGATCGCGATCGTCGCAGCGACGCAATGCGACGGTGTGATACTGATCCACGAGAAGATGTTCGAGTCACGTCTCTTCTTCGTGGACAGACTGATCGGGATGGGCGCCAATATCGTGCTGTGCGATCCGCATCGTTGCATAGTGAGCGGACCGAGCGCTCTGCGTGGATCGACCATGGAGTCGCCGGATATCCGAGCCGGCATGGCAATGCTCCTGGCCGCTTTGTGTGCCCGAGGAAAGAGCACCATCAACAACGTCACGCAGATAGAGCGCGGTTACGAGCGGATCGATGAGCGCCTCAACGCACTCGGCGCACGCGTCACGCGCGTCGGCGACCGACGGCAGTAG
- a CDS encoding DUF948 domain-containing protein: MTHVTALLIQVAHVLPDTLVTKQVPAVTSTFEKITSVASGLTTIALLVLAVGLVPAAWNFRKTYKKVNDLLDRVYGDVAPLVRSASIVTEDAREIVAIVKGDVRQVQQTVAAANARLLKAVKEAEARLDEFNALIEVVQDEAESAFVTTASTVHGVRTGLAQVFDNTEEFEDGDDRHGSSAGDTGTDAPPRPRTTSRRRGGLA; this comes from the coding sequence ATGACGCACGTAACCGCGCTGCTGATTCAGGTCGCGCACGTTCTTCCTGACACGCTCGTGACCAAGCAGGTGCCGGCAGTGACCAGCACCTTCGAGAAGATCACCTCGGTCGCGAGCGGTCTCACCACGATCGCCTTGCTGGTGCTCGCGGTGGGGCTGGTTCCGGCAGCGTGGAACTTCAGGAAGACGTACAAGAAGGTGAACGATCTGCTGGATCGCGTTTACGGTGATGTGGCGCCCCTCGTGAGGAGCGCGAGTATCGTGACCGAGGATGCGCGGGAGATCGTCGCGATCGTGAAGGGAGACGTGCGTCAGGTCCAGCAGACGGTAGCCGCCGCGAATGCGCGGCTGCTCAAGGCGGTGAAGGAAGCCGAGGCGAGGCTCGACGAGTTCAACGCGCTGATCGAAGTCGTACAGGACGAGGCCGAATCCGCATTCGTGACTACCGCATCGACGGTACACGGTGTCCGGACCGGACTGGCGCAGGTTTTCGACAACACGGAGGAATTCGAGGATGGCGATGACAGACACGGAAGCTCGGCCGGCGACACCGGCACGGACGCCCCGCCCCGGCCGCGGACCACGTCGCGGAGGCGCGGAGGTCTCGCATGA
- a CDS encoding UvrD-helicase domain-containing protein, producing MNRQVDTEPLAGLNAAQREAVLHFEGPMLVLAGAGSGKTRVLTTRIARLVEHHGVDPSRILAVTFTNKAAGEMRDRIARLLGYEPKGMWCGTFHAIGARLLRSHAAAVGRAPNFTIYDEDDNIAVIKRVMEGAGISTKAWSAKVIASLISDAKNALVTPEEYASLAMDPVSRNASVVYRNLETALRNANAVTFDDLLTLPVELLSRDESLRRRLSERFQFILVDEYQDTNRAQYQFIKLLGGEHSNVVVVGDDDQSIYGWRGADIRNILDFEREFPDARVVRLEENYRSTPNILEVANAAISANVGRKGKTLRATRPAGERATVTATLDDRDEADWVVEEVISRMSSENRTARDFAILYRTNAQSRTLEDALRNHALPYRLVGAVRFYDRREIRDLMAYLKLIANPSDNEAFRRAVTVPKRGLGDTTIETLAGIAQGVGVSMLQAASDPDLLTALRPAARSGLAAFAELIGRFREMARETSVDELLRDLVEALRFGDYLRADSPEQARDRIENVTALIDGAAETVIDEGGEVGLTPLDHFLQRAMLVAGTDQLDPSAEAVTLMTMHNAKGLEYPVVFITGMEDGLFPTSQAFDDPAKMEEERRLFYVGITRAEEKLYLTHSESRRRNGEIVGAIPSRFLRDIPNGMLEERGTIRAKTSGRHSWADSVRRKTHEVPQWRQAKRDWEAESQDEPAYMRGERVRHAIFGTGTIAEIGGNGRDVKATITFDDEGVGLKTIKLAYTKLERE from the coding sequence ATGAATCGACAAGTTGATACAGAGCCGCTCGCCGGACTGAACGCGGCCCAGCGAGAGGCGGTGCTGCATTTTGAAGGACCGATGCTCGTCCTCGCCGGAGCTGGCTCCGGAAAGACGCGCGTGCTCACCACGCGCATCGCGCGGCTGGTCGAGCATCATGGCGTTGATCCGTCACGGATCCTCGCCGTGACGTTCACGAACAAGGCCGCCGGCGAGATGCGCGACCGAATTGCCCGCCTGCTCGGTTACGAGCCAAAGGGCATGTGGTGCGGAACGTTCCACGCCATCGGCGCGCGTCTCCTGAGATCCCACGCGGCGGCAGTCGGACGAGCGCCGAACTTCACGATCTACGACGAGGATGACAATATCGCCGTCATCAAGCGCGTGATGGAAGGCGCCGGAATCTCGACAAAGGCGTGGTCGGCGAAAGTCATAGCGTCGCTGATTTCGGATGCAAAGAACGCGCTTGTCACTCCGGAGGAGTACGCGTCGCTGGCAATGGATCCCGTGTCGCGCAATGCGTCGGTCGTGTACCGCAATCTCGAAACGGCACTTCGGAACGCAAATGCGGTGACATTCGATGATCTGCTGACACTGCCCGTGGAACTGCTGTCACGCGACGAATCGCTCCGGCGTCGTCTCAGCGAACGGTTCCAGTTCATTCTGGTCGATGAGTATCAGGACACCAACCGTGCCCAGTATCAGTTCATCAAGCTGCTGGGTGGAGAGCACTCCAATGTCGTCGTGGTCGGCGACGACGATCAGTCGATTTACGGATGGCGCGGTGCGGACATCAGAAACATCCTCGACTTCGAGCGCGAGTTTCCCGACGCGCGTGTAGTGCGCCTGGAGGAGAATTATCGCTCGACGCCCAATATTCTCGAAGTCGCCAACGCCGCCATCAGCGCCAACGTTGGGCGGAAGGGCAAGACCTTGCGGGCGACGCGGCCGGCGGGGGAGCGCGCGACCGTCACGGCTACACTCGACGATCGCGACGAAGCAGACTGGGTAGTAGAAGAAGTCATCTCGCGCATGTCGTCCGAGAATCGCACAGCACGCGATTTCGCCATTCTGTACCGTACCAATGCGCAGAGCCGTACTCTGGAAGATGCGCTGCGTAACCATGCGCTGCCGTACCGACTCGTAGGTGCGGTCCGGTTCTACGATCGGCGCGAGATTCGCGACCTGATGGCGTATCTCAAGCTCATTGCCAACCCGTCCGATAACGAAGCATTCCGGCGCGCGGTCACAGTTCCAAAGCGCGGCCTTGGTGACACCACAATAGAAACGCTGGCCGGCATCGCGCAGGGAGTGGGTGTATCGATGCTCCAGGCTGCGTCTGATCCTGACCTGTTGACGGCATTACGCCCCGCTGCGCGTTCAGGGCTTGCTGCTTTCGCGGAGCTGATCGGCCGCTTTCGTGAGATGGCGCGCGAGACGAGTGTGGATGAGCTGCTGCGCGACCTCGTCGAGGCTCTGCGCTTTGGCGATTACCTGCGTGCGGACAGCCCGGAACAGGCGCGCGACCGTATCGAGAACGTGACTGCACTCATCGATGGCGCGGCAGAGACGGTGATCGACGAAGGCGGCGAAGTCGGACTCACGCCACTCGATCATTTCCTCCAGCGGGCGATGCTCGTCGCTGGCACGGACCAGTTGGATCCATCCGCCGAGGCGGTGACGTTGATGACGATGCACAACGCCAAGGGTCTGGAATATCCTGTCGTGTTCATCACCGGAATGGAAGACGGCCTGTTTCCAACCTCGCAGGCCTTCGATGATCCGGCGAAAATGGAAGAGGAGCGACGCCTCTTCTACGTCGGCATAACGCGCGCGGAAGAGAAGCTGTATCTCACGCACTCCGAGAGCCGGCGCCGCAACGGCGAGATCGTCGGCGCGATTCCGTCCCGCTTTCTCCGCGATATTCCGAATGGAATGCTGGAGGAGCGCGGCACGATACGCGCGAAGACCAGCGGTCGGCACTCCTGGGCGGATTCCGTGCGGCGCAAGACCCACGAGGTACCGCAGTGGCGCCAGGCGAAACGCGATTGGGAAGCCGAGTCGCAGGACGAGCCTGCGTACATGCGGGGCGAGCGCGTTCGTCACGCGATCTTCGGCACCGGAACGATCGCCGAGATTGGCGGCAATGGCCGCGACGTAAAGGCGACGATCACGTTTGACGATGAGGGCGTTGGACTGAAGACCATCAAGCTGGCGTACACCAAGCTCGAGAGAGAGTAA
- the gatA gene encoding Asp-tRNA(Asn)/Glu-tRNA(Gln) amidotransferase subunit GatA produces the protein MRNIIDMTNDAAVRAADPRFGRDGLNIVVATNQESSLANAERVALAYGRGDAMSLPGMAIAVKDNIATLDMPTTCGSRILSGYVSPYEATAITRLRAQGAVVVAKTNMDEFAMGSSTETSAYGPTHNPVDPARSPGGSSGGSAAAVAAGITEIALGSETGGSVRQPAAFCGVVGVKPTYGRISRFGLVAFGSSLDQIGVFARSVRNAAIATYAMSGADLNDSTSADVPVPTMPEPVEAYRGRTLDGVTIGIPTEYFPPSLDADVRARCDVAIEVLRGLGAKIVDVSLPHTELAIPVYYIIAPAEASSNLARFDGVRYGPRAADVTDLREMYQSTRSRGFGTEVKRRILIGTYVLSHGYYDAYYKKAQSVRALITRDFDAVFGSGVDALFTPTTPTPAFKIGAVTDPYEMYMSDIFTVTANLAGIPAISLPIGRVGGLPIGGQIMTRHFDEPRMFHVAAALEAALGGEAHA, from the coding sequence GTGCGAAACATCATCGACATGACCAACGACGCGGCGGTGCGCGCAGCAGACCCGCGATTCGGTCGGGATGGACTCAACATCGTGGTGGCGACCAACCAGGAGTCGTCACTCGCGAATGCGGAACGTGTCGCGCTCGCGTACGGGCGCGGGGATGCGATGTCGTTGCCGGGGATGGCGATAGCTGTCAAGGACAACATCGCTACGCTCGACATGCCGACCACCTGCGGATCGCGGATCCTGTCTGGATACGTGAGTCCATATGAGGCAACTGCAATCACCAGGCTTCGCGCGCAGGGCGCCGTCGTCGTGGCGAAGACCAACATGGACGAATTCGCCATGGGGTCTTCGACGGAAACCAGCGCCTACGGACCAACGCACAACCCAGTCGATCCCGCTCGGAGTCCGGGTGGCTCATCCGGCGGTTCGGCAGCAGCTGTCGCCGCGGGAATCACCGAGATCGCACTTGGCTCCGAGACCGGCGGCAGCGTGAGACAACCAGCTGCGTTCTGCGGCGTCGTCGGTGTGAAGCCGACGTATGGTCGTATCAGTCGTTTCGGTCTCGTGGCGTTCGGTTCGTCGCTCGACCAGATTGGTGTATTCGCTCGATCGGTGCGCAACGCCGCGATAGCGACCTATGCCATGTCCGGCGCCGATCTCAATGACTCGACGAGCGCCGACGTACCAGTCCCGACGATGCCGGAACCCGTAGAGGCCTATCGTGGACGCACGCTCGACGGCGTCACCATCGGAATCCCGACGGAATATTTCCCGCCGTCGCTAGACGCCGATGTTCGTGCGCGTTGCGATGTCGCGATCGAGGTACTCCGTGGGCTCGGCGCGAAGATCGTCGACGTGTCGCTACCGCATACGGAGCTCGCGATTCCTGTTTACTACATAATCGCGCCGGCGGAGGCATCGTCCAACCTCGCGCGTTTCGATGGTGTGCGTTACGGCCCGCGTGCAGCCGATGTCACGGATCTGCGTGAGATGTATCAGTCGACCCGCAGCCGTGGATTCGGCACTGAAGTCAAGCGTCGCATTCTCATCGGCACCTACGTGCTGTCGCACGGATACTACGATGCGTACTACAAGAAAGCGCAGAGCGTTCGCGCACTGATCACGCGTGATTTCGACGCGGTATTCGGGTCGGGTGTCGACGCGCTCTTCACGCCGACGACGCCGACGCCCGCATTCAAGATCGGAGCCGTGACCGACCCGTACGAGATGTACATGAGTGACATCTTCACCGTCACAGCAAATCTCGCCGGGATACCCGCCATCTCGCTGCCGATCGGCAGGGTTGGCGGACTTCCCATCGGCGGTCAGATCATGACTCGTCACTTCGACGAGCCCCGCATGTTCCACGTCGCGGCGGCCCTCGAAGCAGCACTCGGCGGGGAGGCGCACGCATGA
- a CDS encoding zinc dependent phospholipase C family protein, translating into MLLLLLTPRTAHAWTPGTHVFLGDAVLRSLSMLPGTIAELLEAFPYDFLYGSIAADTSIAKKYAEAGRHCHSWKVGYEIHDLASDGRMRAFALGYLAHLAADSVAHNYFVPKQLTVTSTTSSIGHSYWESRFETHLGGDSPHRARELILLDHSRADFHLDRILSPTIFSTHTNRRIFRGMVYVTDTDSWQRAFQLISEKSRWDLANDEVGAYMTRSYDFILDLFNRMSESAPYALDPSGDVALREAKQVRRAALRRGGGELMIRDEADRKFGLPESDLAYHEKLGAPIYPTE; encoded by the coding sequence GTGCTGCTGCTCCTTCTCACACCCAGAACCGCGCACGCCTGGACTCCAGGCACGCACGTGTTTCTGGGTGACGCCGTGCTGCGCTCGCTCTCCATGCTGCCGGGCACGATAGCGGAGTTGCTCGAGGCATTTCCGTACGACTTCCTGTATGGATCGATCGCCGCGGACACCAGCATCGCCAAGAAGTACGCCGAAGCAGGTCGGCACTGTCACTCTTGGAAGGTCGGTTATGAAATCCACGATCTCGCCAGCGACGGCCGAATGCGCGCGTTTGCACTGGGATACCTTGCGCATCTCGCGGCCGACTCGGTGGCGCACAATTACTTCGTGCCGAAGCAGCTCACGGTAACGTCAACGACTTCTTCCATCGGCCACAGTTACTGGGAAAGCCGATTCGAGACCCACCTCGGCGGTGATTCACCGCATCGCGCGCGTGAGCTCATCCTGCTGGATCACTCGCGCGCAGATTTCCATCTCGACCGGATTCTCAGTCCAACGATATTCAGCACGCATACCAACCGCAGAATCTTCCGCGGGATGGTATACGTCACGGATACGGATTCGTGGCAACGAGCATTTCAGTTGATATCCGAGAAGAGCCGATGGGATCTCGCGAACGATGAAGTCGGCGCGTACATGACGCGCTCGTACGACTTCATTCTCGATCTGTTCAACAGAATGAGCGAGTCCGCTCCGTACGCACTCGATCCGTCAGGCGACGTCGCCCTCAGAGAGGCGAAGCAGGTGCGCCGCGCCGCGCTACGGCGTGGCGGCGGCGAGCTCATGATCCGTGATGAAGCTGACCGCAAGTTTGGACTGCCGGAGAGCGATCTGGCCTATCACGAGAAACTCGGCGCACCCATCTATCCGACCGAGTGA
- a CDS encoding 30S ribosomal protein S1, producing the protein MPETETLTGTTEHALTAREKRDMQRAQLRPLANLRPELYDEDDYSSDELEAMMAMYNGTMASIEEGEIVNAKVLDIRDNMVILDIGFKSEGTIPLEEFKDMPELKAGDSVEVLLEHLEDMEGSVVLSKKKADFMRVWERIRVAYESDQPVAGILTKKIKGGVVVDLMGVDAFLPGSQIALRRVPNVDELLGQTFDFKIIKLNKRRRNIVVSRRVILEQERAGKRERLMKELQKDQIRKGIVKNITDFGAFIDLGGVDGLLHITDMSYGRVTHPSEMVHIGQELEVKVLDIDWERERISLGLKQLQSYPWQDVADKYPVGTRVSGKVVSITNYGAFIELEPGIEGLVHISEMSWTRNVRHPSKIVSIGETIEAVVLKVDPSEEKISLGMKQTEEDPWMTLPQRYPIGMRLTGKVRNLTSFGAFVEIEPGIDGLIHVSDMSWTRRVQHPSEVIKKGDTVDVVVLNIDPENKRISLGLKQAVEDPWLRIGETYPVGTELRGHVVRLMDKGVVVDIGNDIEGFVPNSQLNFGNPVNSPADIVYEAMNLDLRVLEVDPIHRRIVLAVTAIPEEQPPRPAEPSKVIPMETEEYSVSDYAAEIPAVLPATYDEE; encoded by the coding sequence ATGCCCGAAACAGAAACCCTAACCGGCACGACCGAGCACGCTCTTACAGCGCGGGAAAAGCGCGACATGCAACGTGCACAGCTGCGGCCGCTTGCCAACCTCCGTCCAGAACTGTACGACGAAGACGACTACTCGAGCGACGAGCTCGAGGCGATGATGGCGATGTACAACGGAACCATGGCGTCCATCGAGGAAGGCGAGATCGTAAACGCCAAGGTCCTCGATATCCGGGACAACATGGTGATCCTGGACATCGGCTTCAAGTCGGAGGGAACGATCCCTCTCGAAGAGTTCAAGGACATGCCCGAGCTCAAGGCGGGCGATTCCGTTGAAGTCCTCCTCGAGCACCTCGAGGACATGGAAGGTTCGGTCGTCCTTTCCAAGAAGAAGGCCGACTTCATGCGCGTCTGGGAGCGCATCCGCGTCGCGTACGAGAGCGATCAGCCGGTGGCGGGAATTCTCACCAAGAAGATCAAGGGCGGTGTCGTCGTCGATCTCATGGGTGTGGACGCCTTCCTGCCAGGCTCGCAGATCGCGCTTCGCCGCGTTCCGAACGTGGACGAGCTGCTCGGGCAGACTTTCGACTTCAAGATCATCAAGCTCAACAAGCGCCGCCGCAACATCGTCGTTTCGCGCCGCGTGATTCTCGAGCAGGAGCGCGCAGGCAAGCGCGAGCGCTTGATGAAGGAGCTTCAGAAGGATCAGATCCGGAAGGGCATCGTCAAGAACATCACCGACTTCGGTGCATTCATCGACCTCGGCGGTGTGGACGGACTGCTTCACATCACCGACATGTCGTACGGGCGCGTCACGCATCCGTCCGAGATGGTGCACATCGGGCAGGAGCTCGAGGTCAAGGTTCTCGACATCGATTGGGAGCGCGAGCGCATCTCGCTCGGCCTCAAGCAGCTCCAGAGCTATCCGTGGCAGGACGTCGCCGACAAGTACCCGGTCGGCACGCGCGTGTCGGGCAAGGTCGTATCGATCACCAACTACGGCGCGTTCATCGAGCTGGAGCCGGGCATCGAAGGCCTCGTTCACATCAGCGAGATGAGCTGGACGCGCAATGTTCGTCATCCAAGCAAGATCGTTTCGATCGGCGAGACCATCGAGGCAGTAGTGCTCAAGGTCGATCCGTCGGAAGAGAAGATCTCGCTCGGCATGAAGCAGACGGAAGAAGATCCATGGATGACGCTGCCGCAGCGTTATCCGATCGGCATGCGTCTCACGGGCAAGGTTCGCAACCTCACGAGCTTCGGTGCATTCGTCGAGATCGAGCCGGGCATCGACGGTCTCATTCACGTCTCAGACATGAGCTGGACCCGTCGCGTGCAGCATCCGTCGGAAGTGATCAAGAAGGGTGATACGGTGGACGTGGTGGTGCTCAACATCGATCCGGAGAACAAGCGCATCTCGCTCGGCCTCAAGCAGGCAGTCGAGGATCCGTGGCTCCGCATCGGTGAGACGTACCCCGTCGGCACCGAGCTGCGTGGACACGTCGTTCGCCTGATGGACAAGGGCGTGGTCGTGGACATCGGCAACGACATCGAAGGATTCGTTCCCAACAGCCAGCTCAACTTCGGCAATCCGGTCAACAGTCCGGCTGACATCGTGTACGAAGCGATGAATCTGGACCTGCGTGTGTTGGAAGTGGATCCAATCCACCGGCGCATAGTTCTCGCGGTCACTGCAATTCCAGAGGAGCAGCCACCGCGTCCGGCCGAGCCGAGCAAGGTGATTCCGATGGAGACCGAGGAGTACAGCGTATCGGATTACGCTGCCGAGATTCCGGCAGTTCTTCCGGCAACGTACGACGAAGAGTAA
- a CDS encoding polyphenol oxidase family protein yields MQTGTIEEVAEFAEFGILAFTTTRAAGTFGLSGTDPVGEVMGRWTGLLVEIGARGICVAPQVHGDTVLAHANPWDGFLRTRPADGHATQERGLALAVTIADCAPVFLAHPSGAVAIVHSGWRGTEARIIHQAIRVLGRAGLAPDELRVHIGPAICGRCYEVSADVRARLTGEASNRPGNVDIRSLIAEQATEAGIGRVSVSPSCTRCDNESFFSHRAGDAGRQIAVIVAKQ; encoded by the coding sequence GTGCAAACTGGAACGATCGAGGAAGTAGCTGAGTTTGCGGAGTTCGGCATCCTCGCATTCACGACGACCCGCGCAGCTGGCACTTTCGGGTTGTCGGGAACGGATCCCGTCGGAGAGGTAATGGGTCGCTGGACGGGGTTGCTGGTGGAGATCGGAGCACGCGGAATCTGCGTGGCCCCCCAGGTCCACGGCGACACGGTTCTGGCACACGCCAATCCGTGGGATGGATTTCTGAGGACGCGTCCCGCCGATGGCCACGCGACCCAGGAGCGTGGCCTCGCACTGGCGGTTACGATCGCCGACTGTGCGCCGGTCTTCCTCGCCCACCCCTCTGGCGCGGTCGCGATAGTCCATTCCGGATGGCGCGGCACTGAGGCGCGGATCATCCATCAGGCGATCCGGGTACTGGGCCGCGCTGGACTTGCGCCGGACGAGCTGCGTGTCCACATCGGGCCGGCAATTTGCGGTCGTTGCTACGAGGTATCCGCGGATGTCAGGGCTCGGCTGACCGGTGAGGCCTCCAACCGGCCCGGCAACGTGGACATCAGATCGCTGATAGCGGAGCAGGCGACCGAGGCCGGGATTGGGCGCGTTTCGGTGTCGCCGTCCTGCACCAGATGCGACAACGAATCGTTCTTCTCGCACCGGGCAGGCGACGCCGGTCGCCAGATCGCGGTTATAGTTGCAAAACAGTAG
- the gatC gene encoding Asp-tRNA(Asn)/Glu-tRNA(Gln) amidotransferase subunit GatC, producing MAVTETDIRKIADLARLSLADEEVPAMTAQLNSILAHMDVLTRVDTTSLTEAGADAITSAIALARDVKSAGAPLRGDAVAPFPMNATAPMLAPDSEDGFILVPRLSTHEDM from the coding sequence ATGGCGGTAACCGAAACCGACATCCGCAAGATCGCCGACCTCGCGCGACTGTCGCTGGCCGATGAGGAAGTTCCGGCCATGACAGCGCAGCTCAACAGCATTCTCGCGCACATGGATGTGCTCACGCGAGTAGACACGACAAGCCTCACGGAGGCCGGAGCGGACGCAATCACATCCGCTATCGCGCTGGCCCGCGACGTGAAGAGTGCCGGTGCTCCTCTACGGGGCGATGCGGTGGCGCCGTTCCCGATGAACGCCACCGCGCCGATGCTGGCGCCCGATTCGGAGGATGGTTTCATTCTCGTTCCACGTCTTTCGACGCACGAGGACATGTAG
- the gatB gene encoding Asp-tRNA(Asn)/Glu-tRNA(Gln) amidotransferase subunit GatB: MTDWSEKYEMVVGLEVHVQLKTRSKMFCGCSADFGAPPNVNTCPVCLALPGALPVINAEAVRLALRAAIALDFTINLKSVFARKNYFYPDLPKGYQISQYDEPIAVRGTLRVKTPGETATHDIAITRLHMEEDAGKSVHDRYPRKTAIDLNRAGVPLIEIVSEPDIRSAAEAGAYLRTLKQILEYAGVSDVSMEEGSLRVDANVSARLHGATELGTKTEVKNVNSFSAVERSLQSEFERQCAMLDRGEVVRQETMIWDASRGTVRPARSKEESHDYRYFPDPDLPPLILDPDYVARLRHTLPEMAQQLRQRFSTEFGLNEAELDAVTAESSLAAYFEGVARAHGDAKAAAKWMMGELAAALNETGSGIRDFPVRAPQLAELLDMVRDGKLSHTAAKGVFATMRSSGKSAPVVAAEMAVTQVGDDSQIEQWIEEVFAELPAETSRFRAGEKKLTGVLVGAVMKKSKGRADPKKVNALLSKVTG, encoded by the coding sequence ATGACGGATTGGAGCGAAAAGTACGAGATGGTCGTCGGACTCGAGGTCCACGTGCAGCTCAAGACGCGATCCAAGATGTTCTGCGGCTGTTCCGCGGATTTCGGAGCGCCGCCGAACGTCAACACCTGTCCGGTCTGTCTTGCGCTGCCGGGAGCGCTGCCCGTGATCAATGCCGAGGCGGTACGGCTCGCCTTGCGCGCTGCAATCGCGCTCGACTTCACGATCAACCTGAAGTCTGTCTTCGCACGTAAGAACTATTTCTATCCCGATCTGCCGAAAGGCTATCAGATATCCCAATACGATGAGCCGATTGCGGTGCGCGGAACGCTGCGTGTCAAAACCCCGGGGGAAACGGCAACGCACGACATCGCGATCACGCGCCTCCACATGGAAGAGGATGCCGGCAAGTCCGTGCACGATCGCTATCCGCGCAAGACTGCGATAGACCTGAACCGGGCTGGAGTTCCGCTGATCGAGATCGTGAGTGAGCCCGACATCCGCTCAGCAGCGGAAGCGGGCGCCTACCTGCGCACGCTCAAGCAGATCCTCGAATACGCCGGCGTGAGCGACGTGAGCATGGAAGAGGGGAGTCTTCGCGTCGATGCGAACGTGAGCGCGCGTCTGCATGGCGCGACCGAGCTCGGGACGAAGACCGAGGTCAAGAATGTGAATTCGTTTTCCGCTGTCGAGCGATCGCTTCAGAGCGAATTCGAACGCCAGTGCGCGATGCTGGACCGCGGCGAGGTCGTGCGTCAGGAGACCATGATCTGGGATGCATCGCGCGGCACGGTTCGTCCGGCAAGATCGAAGGAAGAGAGTCACGACTACCGCTACTTTCCCGATCCCGATCTGCCGCCGTTGATTCTGGACCCCGACTACGTCGCACGGCTTCGTCACACGCTTCCGGAGATGGCGCAACAGCTGCGGCAGCGGTTCAGCACCGAGTTTGGTCTCAACGAAGCGGAGCTGGACGCAGTGACCGCGGAGTCTTCTCTTGCTGCCTACTTCGAGGGTGTGGCACGCGCACACGGCGACGCGAAGGCCGCTGCAAAATGGATGATGGGCGAGCTTGCCGCGGCACTCAATGAAACAGGAAGCGGCATCCGTGATTTTCCCGTGCGCGCGCCGCAGCTCGCTGAATTGCTGGACATGGTACGCGATGGCAAGCTGAGCCACACGGCCGCGAAGGGCGTATTCGCGACCATGCGCAGCAGCGGAAAGTCAGCCCCTGTTGTCGCCGCGGAGATGGCCGTGACTCAGGTTGGTGACGATTCCCAGATCGAGCAGTGGATCGAGGAGGTGTTCGCCGAATTGCCTGCCGAGACGTCGCGATTCCGCGCCGGAGAGAAGAAATTGACCGGTGTGCTGGTCGGCGCCGTCATGAAGAAGTCGAAGGGACGCGCAGATCCAAAGAAAGTCAACGCGTTGTTGAGCAAGGTCACGGGGTAG